The sequence below is a genomic window from Terriglobales bacterium.
CGGAACACGATCTTCGGGTTGTGCTTCTGCAGCACCTTGGTGATGGCCGCCGTCAACGTGGTCTTGCCGTGATCGATGTGTCCGATCGTCCCTACGTTCACGTGCGGCTTGCTGCGATCGAATTTTACTTTCGCCATGTGCCTTCCTTACGAAGGTCGGTACAGCGCGTGAAACTTGTGACGCAACTCGTCCGGCAACTGCTCGATGGCCGTCAGGTAGTACTCGCGCATCTGGCCCTGATCCGAGAGCGTGAGCGCCCGGTACAGCTCCTCATCCCGGTTCGGCGAAGCGTCCCGAGCCGCGTCCTTGAGCAATCCCTGCACCAGGATCTCCTCGAACTCCCGGATGCGGATGCGGCGCGCGGACAGACTTTTCAAGAATCGCTCCGCCGCCGGACCCAGGCCCCGGTCGATCCTGGCCTGCAACTCCTGAAACGCCTGCCGATTCTCGATCCCGATGCCCGCCTGCGTGAATTCCGCCTGATCCATAACTTGCAAAATCACGAATCTCTGGAGCGGGAGACGGGAATCGAACCCGCGACCAACAGCTTGGAAGGCTGTGACTCTACCACTGAGTTACTCCCGCCCTTCCCAAACTCCAGATCCTTCGA
It includes:
- a CDS encoding GTP-binding protein produces the protein MAKVKFDRSKPHVNVGTIGHIDHGKTTLTAAITKVLQKHNPKIVFR